In Bradyrhizobium sp. CCBAU 051011, the following are encoded in one genomic region:
- the ccoN gene encoding cytochrome-c oxidase, cbb3-type subunit I, with protein sequence MTHGEAGLMLFFSMAAFVCVFAAAMALDAPFAFHASLAAVASGAASFTIMNRYLDRPVSLPPQEINGRPNYNMGPIKFSVVMSVIWGIAGFAVGLLIASQLAWPSLNFDLPWTSFGRLRPLHTSAVIFAFGGNVLIASSLYVVQKTCRVRLAGDLAPWFVVIGYNYFILAAGTGYLLGVTQSKEYAEPEWYADLWLTIVWVVYLLVFLGTIIKRKEPHIFVANWFYLAFIVTIAVLHLGNNPAVPVSVFGSKSYVAWAGVQDAMFQWWYGHNAVGFFLTAGFLAIMYYFIPKRAERPIYSYRLSIIHFWSLIFLYIWAGPHHLHYTALPDWAQTLGMTFSIMLWMPSWGGMINGLMTLSGAWDKLRTDPVLRMLVVSVAFYGMSTFEGPMMSIKVVNSLSHYTDWTIGHVHSGALGWVGFVSFGALYCLIPWLWDRKGLYSLKLVNWHFWTATIGIVLYISAMWVSGILQGLMWRAYTSLGFLEYSFIETVEAMHPFHIIRAAGGALFLIGSLIMAYNLWMTVRAGGAELATELGLQAAQ encoded by the coding sequence ATGACTCACGGTGAAGCGGGGCTGATGCTATTCTTCTCGATGGCAGCTTTCGTTTGCGTGTTCGCAGCAGCCATGGCGCTGGACGCGCCGTTCGCGTTCCATGCTTCGCTCGCTGCAGTGGCAAGCGGCGCTGCGTCGTTCACGATCATGAACCGGTATCTCGATCGTCCCGTCTCGCTGCCGCCCCAGGAAATCAACGGCCGGCCCAACTACAACATGGGTCCGATCAAGTTCTCGGTCGTGATGTCGGTGATCTGGGGCATCGCGGGATTTGCGGTCGGACTATTGATCGCGTCCCAGCTCGCCTGGCCCTCCCTTAATTTCGATCTGCCGTGGACCAGCTTCGGCCGCTTGCGGCCGCTGCATACGTCGGCTGTCATCTTCGCCTTCGGCGGCAATGTGCTGATCGCAAGCTCACTCTATGTCGTGCAGAAGACCTGCCGCGTGCGCCTGGCGGGCGATCTCGCCCCCTGGTTCGTCGTCATCGGCTACAACTATTTCATTCTCGCTGCCGGCACCGGCTATCTGCTCGGCGTCACCCAGTCCAAGGAATATGCCGAGCCGGAATGGTATGCAGATCTGTGGCTGACGATCGTCTGGGTGGTCTACCTACTGGTCTTCCTAGGGACCATCATCAAGCGAAAAGAACCGCATATCTTCGTCGCCAACTGGTTCTACCTCGCCTTCATCGTCACCATCGCCGTACTGCATCTCGGCAACAATCCTGCCGTGCCGGTGTCGGTATTCGGCTCGAAGTCCTACGTGGCCTGGGCCGGTGTCCAGGACGCCATGTTCCAGTGGTGGTACGGGCATAACGCCGTCGGCTTCTTCCTGACCGCCGGTTTCCTCGCCATCATGTACTACTTCATTCCGAAGCGCGCCGAGCGGCCGATTTATTCCTACCGCTTGTCGATCATCCATTTCTGGTCGCTGATCTTCCTCTACATCTGGGCCGGTCCGCACCACCTGCACTACACGGCACTGCCGGACTGGGCGCAGACGCTCGGCATGACGTTCTCGATCATGCTGTGGATGCCCTCATGGGGCGGCATGATCAACGGCCTGATGACGCTGTCGGGTGCCTGGGACAAGCTTCGCACCGATCCCGTGCTGCGCATGCTGGTCGTGTCGGTCGCCTTCTACGGCATGTCGACCTTCGAAGGGCCGATGATGTCGATCAAGGTCGTGAACTCGCTGAGCCACTATACCGACTGGACCATCGGTCACGTGCATTCCGGTGCGCTGGGCTGGGTCGGCTTCGTCTCCTTTGGCGCGCTGTACTGCCTGATTCCATGGCTGTGGGATCGCAAGGGGCTCTACAGCCTGAAGCTGGTCAACTGGCACTTCTGGACCGCGACCATCGGCATCGTGCTCTACATCTCGGCGATGTGGGTGTCGGGAATCCTGCAGGGCCTGATGTGGCGCGCCTACACCTCGCTCGGCTTCCTCGAATATTCCTTCATCGAGACCGTGGAAGCGATGCATCCCTTCCACATCATCCGCGCCGCAGGTGGAGCGCTGTTCTTGATCGGGTCGTTAATCATGGCCTATAATCTATGGATGACAGTGCGGGCAGGCGGGGCGGAATTGGCTACAGAGCTCGGGCTGCAGGCGGCGCAATAA
- a CDS encoding helix-turn-helix domain-containing protein: protein MKISGSREGTHWQSCHDCTARGFAICAALNNTELRELAQLSRHVRFESGATVFAQANIATSFFSVHKGILRIYKLLPDSRRQIVSFALPGDFLGLSTLPRHEFSADAIGRVALCQVAKESFATFSENRPRLLCRMMELAGRELARAQEHIVLLGRRSVEEKIASFLIGWRDRLNGIGRDGEILTLPMKRLDIADHLGLTIETVSRTFSKLERGGVIQIFAGGVILLDAARVESLSAGVS from the coding sequence GTGAAGATTTCGGGTTCGAGGGAAGGAACACATTGGCAATCGTGTCACGATTGCACAGCGAGGGGCTTTGCCATCTGCGCAGCGCTCAACAACACCGAATTGCGCGAATTGGCCCAGCTGTCGCGGCATGTTCGTTTCGAATCCGGCGCCACTGTATTCGCACAGGCAAACATAGCCACGTCATTTTTCAGCGTGCATAAGGGGATTCTGCGTATCTACAAGCTGCTGCCGGACAGCCGGCGCCAGATTGTCAGTTTTGCATTGCCGGGTGATTTCCTCGGGCTCTCCACCTTGCCGCGGCACGAGTTCTCCGCTGACGCGATCGGCCGCGTCGCGTTGTGCCAGGTCGCCAAGGAGTCGTTCGCGACATTCTCCGAGAACCGGCCGCGGTTGCTGTGCCGTATGATGGAATTGGCGGGCCGCGAGCTGGCCCGGGCACAGGAACATATCGTCTTGCTCGGACGGCGATCCGTCGAAGAGAAGATAGCCAGCTTCCTGATCGGCTGGCGCGACCGACTGAATGGAATTGGACGTGATGGAGAAATTCTGACGCTGCCGATGAAACGGCTGGACATCGCGGATCATCTGGGGCTCACCATCGAGACGGTGAGCCGTACCTTCTCGAAGCTCGAACGTGGTGGTGTGATCCAGATCTTTGCTGGTGGCGTCATCCTGTTAGATGCCGCGCGCGTCGAATCGTTGTCTGCGGGCGTAAGTTGA
- a CDS encoding IS5 family transposase, translated as MKPKERRDGGQADLLRSRLDAIIDLNHALVKLARTIDWSFLEERFGAVYEDKPGRPPLPTRLMAGLAILKHTYDLSDEVLCERWVENPYYQFFCGEEFFQHRLVFDRSSLTRWRQRMGEEKLQALLQESLAVATKTEAIKPSDLNRVIVDTTVQPKNVMFPTDARLLNRAREILVRLAKGAGIKLRQSYGRVGKFALIKHQRYAHAKQFKRANRALRTLRTYLGRVIRDIARKLDGNVGLFDGVALDRMLALARCVLDQKQRQRGPKVYSLHAPEVECIGKGKAHRPYEFGVKVSVATTLSHAKGGQFVTHVKALPGNPYDGHTLKIVIPEMEVLIGNIIERLVLDKGYRGHNAPPDYKFRVFISGQKRRVTPKIKRELRRRSAVEPVIGHLKSEHRMGRNYLWHRQGDAANAVLAAAGYNFRRLIRWLELLLRQFLAQLTVRLQFVPS; from the coding sequence ATGAAGCCAAAGGAACGACGCGACGGCGGCCAAGCCGATCTTCTGCGCTCGCGGCTGGACGCGATCATCGACTTGAACCATGCCCTGGTAAAGCTGGCGCGGACGATCGACTGGTCGTTCCTCGAAGAGCGGTTCGGCGCGGTCTACGAGGACAAGCCGGGCCGGCCGCCGCTGCCGACACGGCTGATGGCGGGCCTGGCCATCCTCAAGCACACCTACGACCTCTCCGACGAGGTGCTATGCGAGCGCTGGGTGGAGAATCCCTATTACCAGTTCTTCTGCGGCGAGGAGTTCTTCCAGCACCGCCTGGTGTTCGACCGCTCCTCGTTGACGCGCTGGCGCCAGCGTATGGGCGAGGAGAAGCTGCAAGCCCTGCTGCAGGAGAGCCTTGCGGTCGCCACCAAGACCGAGGCGATCAAGCCGTCCGACCTCAATCGGGTCATCGTCGACACCACGGTGCAGCCCAAGAACGTGATGTTCCCAACCGATGCGCGGCTCTTGAACCGGGCCCGCGAGATCCTGGTTCGGCTAGCCAAGGGCGCCGGCATCAAGCTGCGTCAGTCCTATGGGCGAGTCGGCAAGTTTGCCCTGATCAAGCACCAGCGCTATGCCCATGCCAAGCAGTTCAAGCGCGCCAATCGGGCCTTGAGGACGCTGCGAACCTATCTCGGCCGCGTCATCCGCGACATCGCCCGCAAGCTCGACGGCAACGTCGGCTTGTTCGATGGGGTCGCGCTCGACCGCATGCTGGCGCTGGCGCGATGCGTGCTCGACCAGAAGCAGCGCCAGCGGGGCCCCAAGGTCTACTCGCTGCACGCGCCGGAGGTGGAGTGCATCGGCAAGGGCAAGGCTCACCGGCCTTACGAGTTCGGGGTCAAGGTCTCCGTCGCCACCACGCTATCGCACGCCAAAGGCGGCCAGTTCGTCACCCATGTGAAGGCGCTGCCCGGCAACCCCTATGATGGTCACACGCTCAAGATCGTGATCCCGGAAATGGAGGTGCTGATCGGCAACATCATCGAGCGCCTCGTTCTCGACAAAGGCTATCGCGGCCACAATGCGCCACCCGACTACAAGTTCAGGGTGTTCATCTCAGGCCAGAAGCGGCGGGTGACGCCAAAGATCAAACGCGAGCTGCGCCGGCGTTCCGCCGTCGAGCCGGTCATCGGCCATCTCAAATCCGAGCATCGCATGGGGCGTAACTACCTGTGGCACCGCCAGGGCGATGCCGCCAATGCCGTTCTCGCCGCAGCGGGCTACAACTTCCGGCGTCTCATCCGCTGGCTCGAGCTCTTGTTGCGCCAGTTCCTCGCCCAGCTCACGGTCCGACTTCAATTCGTCCCGAGTTGA
- a CDS encoding CBS domain-containing protein, which produces MYNFLEQTVAHYMTREPRTVWRDMTVCELGNLFEKEDFNAYPVMDGSHVVGIMSKLDYLSCFVFSPARILPRYPDLMQRTAVDLMRAEFIYVAPSTRLTRVLELMINHRVRSMPVLDSEQRLVGIISRKDVMRALQDCATADAVSRPIS; this is translated from the coding sequence TTGTACAATTTTCTCGAACAGACGGTTGCCCATTACATGACGCGAGAGCCTCGGACGGTTTGGCGCGATATGACGGTGTGCGAACTTGGCAACCTTTTCGAGAAGGAAGATTTCAATGCCTATCCGGTCATGGACGGATCGCATGTGGTCGGCATCATGTCCAAGCTTGACTACCTGTCCTGCTTCGTTTTCAGCCCGGCGCGCATCCTCCCGCGCTACCCCGACCTGATGCAGCGGACGGCCGTCGATCTGATGAGGGCGGAATTTATTTATGTCGCGCCGTCAACGAGGTTGACCCGCGTGCTGGAGCTGATGATCAACCACCGCGTTCGCAGCATGCCGGTGCTCGACAGCGAGCAGCGGCTTGTCGGCATCATTTCGAGGAAGGACGTAATGCGAGCGCTGCAGGATTGCGCCACGGCGGATGCTGTTTCTCGCCCGATCTCCTAG
- a CDS encoding cold-shock protein: MPKGKVRLFKEDKGYGFIGPDSGGEDLFFHVSSLSPGVTLKQGDRVSYETAVDHRTGRGRAEKVVID, translated from the coding sequence ATGCCCAAAGGCAAGGTGAGGCTGTTTAAGGAGGATAAGGGTTACGGCTTTATAGGGCCTGACAGCGGTGGTGAAGACCTCTTCTTCCACGTGAGCAGCTTATCGCCCGGTGTAACGCTCAAGCAAGGCGACCGCGTCAGCTATGAAACCGCTGTAGACCACAGGACGGGACGTGGTCGAGCCGAAAAGGTCGTGATCGATTGA
- the metE gene encoding 5-methyltetrahydropteroyltriglutamate--homocysteine S-methyltransferase, with amino-acid sequence MSLLSIPVATLGTPRIGPRRELKLALESYWAGKSDETQLLEAAAALRAANWARQKSLGVTVIPSNDFSLYDHVLDTSVMVGAIPEIYGWSAGPVSLKTYFAMARGVQRDDHDANCGHAEHSAAAQEMTKWFDTNYHYIVPEYHKDQTFTLSSRKPIEEYEEAKNLGYQTRPVLVGPVTFLKLGKSADPAFDTLLLLDRLLPVYVDVLRELTLRGAEWVQLDEPCLVLDLDAATRDALRRTYTYLAKKVPDVKIMLATYFGTIGDNLEAALTLPVAGLHIDLVRAPEQLDVIVADARRDLVISLGVVDGRNVWRSNLPAVLDRLEPAIARLGKDRVQIAPSCSLLHVPIDLELETDLDLDVKSWLAFSVQKIGELATLGRVLAKGWEEAADVLEASEAAAVARETSPNVHNANVAKRMAAIDGSMRRRHSPFARRAEVQRARFRLPTFPTTTIGSFPQTLEVRNARAAHSRGTMSDAQYEQFLKEETARAVRWQEDIGLDVLVHGEFERNDMVQYFGERLSGFAFTKHGWVQSYGSRYVRPPILFGDVSRPTPMAMEWWRFAQSLTKKPLKAMLTGPVTILNWSFVRDDIPRSEACHQIALAIRDEVIDLERSGAMMIQIDEAALREGLPLRKSQWKTYLGWAVDSFRICSAGVADETQIHTHMCYSEFNDIIDAIAAMDADVISIETSRSKMQLLDAFKSYKYPNEIGPGVYDIHSPRVPDAAEMKNLIALARQRLSDAQLWINPDCGLKTRRWEEVRPALTNMVAAARELRAAS; translated from the coding sequence ATGTCTCTTCTCTCGATTCCTGTCGCTACCCTCGGTACGCCGCGCATCGGTCCGCGCCGCGAACTCAAACTCGCGCTCGAGAGCTATTGGGCCGGAAAATCTGACGAAACGCAGCTTCTTGAGGCCGCGGCTGCGCTTCGCGCCGCCAACTGGGCGCGGCAGAAATCGCTCGGCGTAACCGTTATTCCTTCAAACGACTTCTCGCTTTATGACCATGTGCTCGATACCAGCGTGATGGTCGGTGCCATTCCGGAAATTTACGGTTGGAGTGCAGGCCCTGTTTCGCTCAAAACCTACTTTGCGATGGCACGGGGCGTGCAGCGCGATGACCATGACGCGAATTGCGGTCACGCCGAGCACAGCGCGGCAGCGCAGGAGATGACCAAATGGTTCGACACCAATTATCACTACATAGTGCCGGAATATCACAAGGATCAGACCTTCACGCTTTCCTCTCGCAAGCCGATCGAGGAGTACGAAGAAGCGAAAAACCTGGGTTATCAGACGCGCCCGGTGCTTGTTGGTCCGGTCACCTTTCTCAAGCTCGGCAAGAGCGCCGATCCTGCATTCGATACGCTGTTGCTTCTCGATAGGCTGCTGCCGGTCTATGTAGACGTTCTCCGCGAACTCACCTTAAGGGGCGCCGAGTGGGTGCAACTGGACGAGCCATGTTTGGTCCTGGACCTCGATGCTGCCACACGCGACGCGCTGCGCCGGACCTACACCTATCTGGCGAAAAAGGTTCCCGACGTGAAGATCATGCTCGCTACCTATTTTGGAACGATCGGCGATAACCTGGAAGCCGCTTTGACGTTGCCGGTTGCGGGCCTTCACATCGACCTGGTCCGCGCCCCGGAGCAGTTGGACGTGATTGTCGCCGACGCTCGAAGGGATCTTGTCATTTCCCTCGGAGTCGTCGATGGCCGCAATGTCTGGCGTTCGAACCTTCCAGCGGTGCTCGACCGGCTCGAACCTGCCATCGCAAGGCTCGGCAAGGACCGCGTGCAGATTGCACCCTCATGCTCGCTGCTTCATGTCCCGATCGATCTCGAACTAGAGACCGATCTCGATCTCGATGTGAAAAGCTGGCTTGCTTTCTCCGTCCAGAAGATCGGAGAACTCGCAACGCTGGGCCGCGTGCTGGCTAAAGGATGGGAGGAAGCGGCGGATGTACTTGAGGCTTCGGAGGCCGCGGCCGTCGCGCGCGAAACGTCACCCAACGTTCACAATGCGAACGTCGCCAAGCGAATGGCTGCAATCGATGGCAGCATGCGGCGTCGTCACAGTCCTTTCGCCCGGCGCGCCGAGGTTCAGCGCGCGCGGTTCCGATTGCCGACATTTCCAACGACGACGATCGGATCGTTCCCGCAGACGCTGGAGGTTCGCAACGCCCGCGCAGCCCATTCCCGGGGAACGATGAGCGACGCACAATACGAGCAGTTTCTCAAGGAGGAGACGGCGCGTGCGGTGCGCTGGCAGGAAGACATTGGTCTCGACGTTCTCGTGCATGGAGAGTTCGAGCGCAATGACATGGTGCAGTATTTCGGTGAGCGGCTGTCCGGCTTCGCATTCACCAAGCATGGTTGGGTTCAGTCCTACGGCTCGCGATATGTCCGGCCGCCCATCCTGTTTGGCGACGTCTCCCGGCCGACGCCGATGGCGATGGAGTGGTGGCGCTTCGCGCAATCGCTGACCAAGAAGCCACTGAAGGCGATGCTGACTGGGCCGGTGACGATCCTGAACTGGTCATTCGTCCGTGATGATATTCCACGGAGCGAAGCATGCCATCAGATCGCGCTCGCGATACGTGACGAGGTGATCGATCTGGAGAGGTCCGGCGCGATGATGATCCAGATTGACGAGGCTGCGCTCCGAGAAGGATTGCCGCTGCGCAAGTCACAATGGAAGACCTACCTCGGCTGGGCAGTAGACAGCTTCCGCATCTGCTCGGCTGGGGTGGCCGACGAGACCCAGATCCACACCCATATGTGTTATTCAGAGTTCAACGACATCATCGATGCGATCGCGGCAATGGATGCCGATGTCATCTCGATCGAGACGTCACGGTCAAAAATGCAGCTGCTTGATGCCTTCAAGAGCTACAAATATCCAAACGAGATCGGACCGGGCGTTTACGACATCCATTCGCCGCGCGTCCCGGATGCAGCCGAGATGAAAAATCTCATTGCGCTGGCGCGGCAGCGGCTTTCCGATGCGCAGCTCTGGATCAATCCCGATTGCGGCTTGAAAACGCGCCGATGGGAGGAGGTGCGTCCCGCGCTAACCAATATGGTCGCGGCTGCCCGTGAATTGCGGGCGGCGTCCTGA
- a CDS encoding adenosylmethionine--8-amino-7-oxononanoate transaminase, producing MIKTKSPIWHPFTQHALQDEMIKIVRGDGAYLHTADGRRIIDAISSWWVVTHGHCHPHIVRAIQKQAGKLNQMIFAGYTHDPAEEVAALLLKLAPRGLDHVFFSDSGSASVEVALKMALGYWHNIGKQRIRIVVMQHSYHGDTVGAMSVGARSVFNAAYGPLLFEVTSIPFPAAGREQVTLDALESVCRNEIPAAFIVEPLILGAGGMLMYPAWVLKEMKRICEASEVLFIADEVMTGWGRTGTLFACEQANVTPDIACYSKGLTGGALPLAVTLCRADIFQAHYSKDRTRTFFHSSSYTANPVACAAAKANLDLWQSQEYRQRVASVATMQEQAVEPFRTDPRFANVRRAGTITALDLQTSDAGYLASIGPKLQAFFKDRNLLLRPLGNTIYVMPPYCVTATDLDQIYAAIRDSADALA from the coding sequence ATGATCAAGACGAAGTCGCCGATCTGGCATCCGTTCACGCAACACGCGCTTCAGGATGAGATGATCAAGATCGTGCGTGGTGACGGCGCTTATCTCCACACCGCGGACGGTCGCCGTATCATAGATGCAATCTCATCTTGGTGGGTCGTGACCCATGGTCATTGTCATCCACATATCGTGCGCGCGATTCAGAAGCAGGCAGGCAAGCTCAACCAGATGATCTTCGCCGGCTACACCCATGATCCAGCTGAAGAGGTTGCTGCGCTACTTTTGAAACTCGCGCCCCGTGGCCTCGACCATGTCTTCTTTTCCGACAGTGGCTCAGCCAGTGTGGAAGTAGCTTTAAAAATGGCACTCGGTTATTGGCATAACATCGGCAAGCAGCGAATACGCATTGTCGTGATGCAACATTCCTATCACGGCGACACGGTTGGGGCGATGTCGGTAGGTGCTAGAAGCGTGTTCAACGCGGCGTACGGGCCCCTTCTATTCGAGGTTACCTCAATCCCGTTCCCCGCGGCAGGTCGTGAGCAGGTGACGCTTGATGCGCTCGAGTCCGTTTGTCGAAACGAAATTCCGGCCGCCTTTATCGTGGAGCCTCTGATATTGGGTGCGGGCGGAATGCTGATGTACCCAGCGTGGGTGCTAAAAGAGATGAAGCGAATCTGCGAAGCATCCGAGGTTCTGTTCATAGCCGATGAGGTCATGACGGGCTGGGGCCGTACCGGAACCTTATTCGCCTGCGAGCAGGCCAATGTGACGCCCGATATTGCCTGCTATTCGAAGGGCCTCACGGGAGGAGCGCTTCCGCTCGCGGTAACACTCTGCCGCGCGGATATTTTTCAAGCGCATTATTCGAAAGACCGTACGCGTACCTTCTTTCATTCGAGTTCATATACCGCTAATCCAGTGGCCTGCGCCGCCGCAAAGGCTAACCTGGATCTCTGGCAAAGTCAGGAATACCGCCAGCGCGTGGCGTCGGTTGCCACCATGCAAGAGCAGGCCGTTGAGCCATTCCGCACCGACCCGCGCTTTGCAAACGTCCGTCGGGCGGGCACCATCACAGCACTCGATCTGCAAACGAGCGATGCCGGCTATCTCGCTAGCATCGGACCGAAGCTTCAGGCCTTCTTTAAAGACCGAAATCTGTTGCTGCGCCCGCTCGGCAATACGATCTATGTGATGCCGCCTTATTGCGTCACGGCGACAGATCTTGACCAAATCTATGCCGCCATCAGGGATTCTGCTGATGCGCTGGCTTGA
- the bioD gene encoding dethiobiotin synthase: MTQRIVVTGTDTGIGKSVFSAGLANLLGANYWKPIQAGLEGETDSELVARLGSLSPDRIVPELYRLRTPASPHYSAEVDGVRIDTDAIHVPDSGDRPLVIEGAGGLMVPLSGGTLFVDVFERWRLPVVLCASTRLGTINHALLSIEALRKRQIRILGIAFIGERNFEPERAICEIGRVRWLGRLPWLSPLTANALQAVFKDSFLPWDFKP, translated from the coding sequence ATGACTCAGCGGATCGTGGTGACAGGCACAGATACCGGGATTGGGAAATCGGTCTTTTCCGCAGGGCTCGCCAATCTCCTCGGCGCGAACTATTGGAAACCGATTCAGGCCGGCCTTGAAGGAGAGACCGATAGCGAGCTCGTGGCGCGGCTGGGCAGTCTCTCACCCGATCGCATCGTGCCGGAGCTTTACCGGCTTCGAACGCCCGCTTCGCCCCATTACTCAGCCGAAGTCGACGGAGTTCGCATCGACACAGATGCGATCCATGTGCCGGACAGCGGGGATCGTCCGCTCGTGATCGAGGGCGCCGGCGGGCTAATGGTCCCGCTGAGTGGCGGCACACTTTTTGTCGACGTCTTCGAACGCTGGCGGCTTCCCGTCGTGCTTTGCGCAAGCACGCGACTTGGCACCATCAATCACGCGCTGCTGTCGATAGAAGCTCTGCGAAAGCGCCAGATCCGCATTCTCGGAATTGCATTCATTGGCGAACGCAATTTTGAGCCTGAGAGGGCAATTTGCGAAATCGGACGCGTGCGTTGGTTGGGGCGATTGCCTTGGCTTTCTCCTTTAACGGCAAACGCGCTGCAGGCGGTCTTCAAAGACTCGTTTCTCCCTTGGGACTTCAAACCATGA
- a CDS encoding 8-amino-7-oxononanoate synthase, producing MSSTHAAKMRNYATALHALKEDDRLRCLKPRAGVDFSSNDYLALASAPRMKMAVVAALEAGTPVGAGGSRLLRGNCEEHESLEAEAAQFFGAKTALFFSGGYLANFAVLTTLPQRGDLLVLDSLVHASIHEGARAGRAEFRISDHNDAQSVEDKIRDWRVKGGTGRVWIVAESLYSMDGDFAPLEDLVALADRHDAFLIVDEAHATGVYGRQGRGLTAPYEGSENLVVVHTCGKALGAAGALVTCTRVLRDFLVNRCRPFIFATAPPPLTAVAVREALSILQEEPERQQCLAKLVAFTHREISLRGLRSPSDSQIVPYIIGGNAHTMRLASALQERGFDVRGIRPPTVPAGTARLRISLTLNVREGDVSDMLDALVEETWGDSR from the coding sequence ATGAGCTCGACCCATGCGGCCAAAATGAGAAATTATGCCACGGCCCTGCATGCCTTAAAAGAAGACGACCGGCTGCGCTGCCTCAAGCCGCGCGCTGGCGTCGACTTTTCTTCGAACGATTATCTTGCGCTGGCGAGCGCGCCTCGTATGAAGATGGCCGTCGTGGCCGCGCTCGAAGCCGGCACACCAGTTGGAGCCGGCGGCTCGCGGCTCCTGCGCGGCAATTGCGAGGAACACGAAAGTCTCGAAGCAGAAGCAGCTCAGTTCTTTGGGGCGAAAACCGCGCTTTTCTTTAGCGGCGGCTACCTTGCAAATTTTGCCGTCCTGACAACGCTGCCGCAGCGGGGCGATCTGCTCGTTCTCGATTCTCTTGTGCACGCGAGTATTCATGAAGGCGCGCGCGCTGGCCGGGCGGAGTTTCGGATAAGCGATCATAACGACGCCCAGTCGGTCGAAGACAAAATTCGTGACTGGCGGGTCAAGGGCGGAACGGGCCGGGTCTGGATCGTGGCCGAAAGTCTCTACAGCATGGATGGCGATTTCGCACCACTTGAAGATCTGGTCGCGCTCGCGGACCGCCACGACGCATTCCTAATCGTTGATGAGGCCCATGCCACAGGCGTTTACGGCAGGCAGGGACGGGGGCTCACGGCGCCGTACGAGGGGAGCGAAAATCTCGTGGTCGTTCATACCTGCGGCAAAGCGTTGGGCGCTGCCGGTGCGCTCGTCACTTGCACACGCGTGCTGCGCGACTTCTTGGTCAATCGTTGTCGCCCGTTTATCTTCGCCACCGCACCGCCACCGTTGACGGCGGTCGCCGTGCGGGAGGCACTCTCAATTTTGCAGGAGGAACCTGAGCGTCAGCAGTGTCTGGCCAAGCTGGTCGCCTTCACCCATCGGGAGATTAGTTTGCGCGGTCTGCGCAGTCCTTCGGACTCGCAGATCGTGCCCTACATCATTGGCGGCAACGCCCATACAATGCGGCTCGCCTCTGCACTGCAGGAGCGCGGCTTCGACGTTCGCGGAATCCGGCCGCCAACCGTGCCGGCGGGAACGGCACGATTGCGAATTTCACTCACGCTTAACGTCAGGGAAGGTGATGTATCCGACATGCTTGATGCGTTGGTCGAAGAGACGTGGGGCGATTCGCGATGA
- the panD gene encoding aspartate 1-decarboxylase → MQITLMKGKIHRASVTEADLHYDGSISIDRTLLDAAGFLINERVEIYNIETGARFATYVIEAPKGSSTISLNGAAARVAMPGEKIIIVAYASFEEAEAKIFRPRVVLVDQENRILPG, encoded by the coding sequence ATGCAGATTACTTTGATGAAAGGTAAAATCCATCGCGCGTCGGTAACCGAAGCCGATCTGCACTATGACGGCTCGATATCGATCGATCGTACGCTGCTGGATGCGGCGGGATTTTTGATAAACGAGCGTGTTGAAATCTATAATATCGAAACCGGAGCGCGCTTTGCTACCTATGTGATCGAGGCGCCCAAGGGCTCTAGCACGATAAGCCTCAACGGTGCGGCCGCTCGAGTCGCGATGCCCGGAGAGAAGATCATCATCGTCGCATATGCCTCCTTCGAAGAGGCGGAAGCGAAAATCTTTAGACCACGCGTTGTGCTGGTTGATCAAGAAAATCGCATCTTACCGGGTTGA